A portion of the Methanomassiliicoccales archaeon genome contains these proteins:
- a CDS encoding DUF2111 domain-containing protein: MPTTLYSYSTGGPTPKFSPYHVWKAYWLIRNNGPIGRKALSRALRIGEGSTRTILEKMVRDGCAENTNRGVILTEKGKKKFDNCGIIAKQVDIKGIAIGKYHCGVLAKARAYLINLGCEQRDEAVRAGAMGATTLVCKNGRIVFPGDEKYPSKEVEDALRSLFFVEDGDAIIIGTASSYEAAERGAVSAALALDDQRNPCWQDSGTFISQDSEAEDLKCIALAIHELVGRLPLTMRSKNHYGVRCEDGEVIDTNYTGPVLEEALRKNQIVRKIAPSGPYRGVPIVAVPILKKREAVAVIGVVDITKGAVFEILNRMRKEQL; this comes from the coding sequence ATGCCCACGACCCTTTATTCATATAGCACTGGAGGACCGACACCGAAGTTTTCACCATATCATGTCTGGAAGGCATATTGGTTGATAAGGAATAATGGACCGATCGGAAGAAAGGCGCTATCACGCGCATTAAGAATCGGGGAGGGCAGCACGAGAACCATCCTCGAGAAAATGGTAAGAGATGGATGTGCGGAAAACACGAATAGAGGGGTAATACTTACCGAAAAGGGAAAGAAAAAATTTGACAATTGCGGGATTATTGCCAAACAGGTCGATATTAAAGGGATAGCAATTGGTAAGTACCATTGCGGGGTTCTTGCAAAGGCACGTGCGTACTTGATAAATCTGGGCTGTGAACAAAGGGATGAAGCGGTCAGAGCTGGAGCGATGGGCGCGACAACGCTTGTCTGTAAGAACGGAAGAATTGTTTTTCCCGGCGATGAAAAGTATCCATCAAAAGAAGTTGAAGATGCTTTACGAAGTCTCTTCTTCGTGGAAGATGGTGACGCAATTATCATTGGGACTGCTTCCTCTTATGAGGCTGCAGAGCGGGGTGCAGTGAGCGCAGCTCTCGCACTCGATGACCAACGAAATCCATGCTGGCAGGACAGTGGGACGTTCATTTCTCAAGATTCCGAGGCCGAGGATCTTAAATGTATTGCGCTTGCTATCCATGAACTTGTGGGGCGGCTTCCGCTTACAATGAGAAGTAAGAATCACTATGGTGTGAGATGCGAGGACGGAGAGGTCATCGATACCAATTACACAGGGCCTGTACTCGAAGAAGCCCTCAGGAAGAATCAGATCGTCAGAAAGATCGCTCCAAGCGGCCCTTATCGAGGCGTTCCTATCGTTGCAGTTCCTATACTAAAGAAGAGAGAGGCCGTCGCGGTCATCGGTGTCGTTGACATCACGAAGGGAGCGGTTTTCGAGATCCTCAATAGGATGAGAAAGGAGCAACTTTGA
- the mcrC gene encoding methyl-coenzyme M reductase I operon protein C — MKERIGRHTKFVECRESRGLGVGGGLAQRATISESGRDVVAVAMGPGKRHITKPVCEITYALREEGIDTSVIVINAGSGVPADAPDVSTGSIFGLDPIEVERIQQFKLVLIHLGNVRNHIIYKARLILRNVNLPAVIVCQAPVDFEDFARIGVKTRLVMPTKENIATKGKIVDIVTGVIRGVTCPQAKLDEIVSKVKRNLEGRRVPPTSPFSIGTRASLGLEKT; from the coding sequence TTGAAAGAGAGGATCGGACGTCATACTAAGTTCGTAGAGTGTAGGGAGTCAAGAGGATTGGGTGTCGGTGGCGGTCTCGCACAGAGGGCGACGATTTCGGAAAGTGGCAGGGATGTCGTAGCAGTCGCCATGGGACCAGGCAAGAGACATATCACAAAACCAGTTTGCGAGATAACATATGCACTGAGGGAAGAGGGCATAGACACAAGTGTCATTGTGATCAACGCTGGTTCGGGTGTGCCGGCAGATGCCCCCGACGTGAGCACAGGATCGATCTTCGGATTGGATCCCATAGAGGTCGAGCGAATCCAGCAATTCAAATTAGTCCTCATACATCTTGGAAATGTGCGGAACCATATCATTTACAAAGCGCGCTTAATCCTCCGCAATGTCAATCTTCCAGCGGTCATTGTCTGTCAAGCCCCAGTTGACTTTGAGGATTTTGCGAGAATCGGTGTCAAGACACGCCTCGTCATGCCAACGAAGGAGAACATTGCGACGAAGGGGAAGATTGTTGATATCGTTACTGGCGTAATCCGGGGTGTCACATGTCCCCAGGCAAAACTTGATGAAATCGTTTCAAAGGTTAAAAGAAATCTTGAGGGGAGGAGGGTGCCTCCGACGTCCCCCTTTTCAATTGGGACACGGGCCTCTCTGGGTCTTGAAAAGACATGA
- the atwA gene encoding methyl coenzyme M reductase system, component A2 yields the protein MSEQSNPLIIVDNISKTFNGTTVLRDISAVINVGEVLGLIGRSGSGKSVFINMLRGNPDYKPDTGKVIYRISWCPKCGWVDRPIPQIKCKACGTDMKIIEVDFWSLPERDPLRIAIRERIAIMLQRTFALYGDLTVVENIFEALGNRYTEKEKVERAIELLKMVNLSHRVTHIARDLSGGEKQRCVLARQLAKDPILLLADEPTGTLDPQTADIVHNTLINAVRSNGMTMVVTSHWPKAINRLSDRAIWLESGEMVKRGSPEEVTRDFMIGYGPKETEIIPIGQPIIRVENAKKYFYSIVRGVVKAVDGVSFEVGEKEIFGLVGLSGAGKTTLSRMIAGITPATEGKVLIRIGDDWVDMVESGPMGKGRATPYIGVLHQEYSLYPFHTVLQNLTVCIGMKMPAELAKMKAIQVLAGVGFDQKEIDRLLKSYPESLSVGEKQRIALAQVLIREPRIVILDEPTGTMDPITKISVAKSVLSARKELGETFLIVSHDMDFVVNCCDRAAFMRNGKIVALGDPKDIVAEFGDLGEEMLAHGGVEA from the coding sequence ATGTCGGAACAATCAAATCCCCTGATAATCGTTGACAACATTTCAAAAACTTTCAATGGCACAACGGTTCTAAGAGATATAAGTGCCGTCATCAACGTCGGGGAAGTTCTAGGCTTGATAGGGAGGAGCGGTTCTGGTAAATCAGTATTCATTAACATGTTGAGGGGAAACCCTGATTACAAGCCTGACACGGGTAAAGTCATTTACAGAATTAGTTGGTGCCCAAAATGCGGTTGGGTCGATCGTCCAATTCCACAGATCAAATGTAAAGCCTGTGGGACTGACATGAAGATCATCGAAGTTGATTTTTGGAGCCTCCCTGAAAGAGATCCCCTGAGGATCGCAATCAGAGAACGAATCGCGATCATGCTCCAGAGGACTTTTGCCCTCTATGGTGATTTAACCGTGGTAGAGAATATTTTTGAGGCCCTCGGAAATCGATATACTGAAAAAGAAAAAGTCGAAAGGGCAATCGAATTGTTGAAGATGGTCAATCTTTCACACCGTGTCACTCATATTGCGAGGGATCTCTCCGGGGGAGAGAAACAGAGGTGCGTATTAGCTAGACAATTAGCGAAAGATCCAATATTGCTCCTTGCTGATGAGCCGACGGGCACACTCGATCCTCAGACGGCTGATATCGTTCATAATACGTTGATTAACGCTGTTAGATCAAATGGCATGACGATGGTTGTAACATCTCATTGGCCAAAAGCGATCAATCGCCTTTCTGACAGAGCGATCTGGCTCGAATCAGGAGAAATGGTAAAACGCGGATCTCCAGAGGAAGTCACGCGGGATTTCATGATCGGTTACGGCCCGAAGGAAACTGAGATTATTCCAATCGGCCAACCGATTATTCGTGTCGAAAACGCTAAAAAGTATTTCTATTCCATAGTAAGGGGGGTTGTCAAAGCTGTTGATGGCGTATCCTTTGAAGTTGGTGAAAAGGAAATCTTTGGCCTCGTCGGTTTAAGTGGGGCTGGGAAGACGACATTGTCTCGGATGATAGCCGGTATCACGCCAGCAACAGAAGGAAAAGTTTTGATCAGAATTGGCGACGATTGGGTTGACATGGTAGAATCTGGACCAATGGGAAAGGGTCGCGCAACTCCCTATATAGGCGTGCTACATCAGGAATACAGCCTCTATCCTTTTCATACGGTACTTCAGAATCTTACGGTATGCATCGGCATGAAGATGCCAGCGGAACTCGCGAAGATGAAGGCCATTCAAGTGCTGGCCGGCGTAGGCTTTGACCAGAAAGAGATTGACCGGCTACTTAAATCATATCCAGAATCGTTGAGCGTTGGGGAGAAACAAAGGATTGCACTAGCTCAGGTGTTAATCAGAGAACCGAGGATTGTCATCCTTGATGAACCTACAGGGACGATGGATCCGATTACGAAAATTTCCGTCGCTAAATCAGTTCTCAGCGCAAGGAAGGAACTAGGCGAGACTTTCCTTATCGTCAGCCATGATATGGACTTTGTTGTCAATTGCTGTGACCGAGCGGCATTCATGAGGAATGGCAAGATCGTCGCCCTTGGCGATCCCAAGGACATAGTTGCGGAATTTGGTGATCTCGGGGAAGAGATGCTGGCTCATGGCGGTGTTGAGGCTTGA